The Elusimicrobiota bacterium genome contains the following window.
TAGCTTTCAACATGCTTCCCGAATAGTTGCACACCATACGGCAATTCGTTTTGTTCAACCTTAAGCATCTCAAGTGCCGGCATAATCTTACGTGCGAGGCTTATAACGCTTATCATTTCGGTGTAGGTAAACCCGGCATCAAGTTCACGGCATACACTCCGGAACCCGGCATCAGCATAACCCGCTAACGGCGCAAGGAATATGTTGGAATTAAGTTTCATCCCGCAAAAAATATACATAATGACGGATATTATACTATAATTCTTACATTATGAAACCTAAGTTTATACCGGAACAAGTACTGTTTTCATTAACAACAAAATGCAACCTCGCATGCAAACATTGCACGGTAAAACCCGGCAGTGATACCATTAATCTAAAGACAGCATCAAAGTTCTTACGCCAATGCACGGAGTACGAAATTATTAAAGTAGGCTTCACTGGGGGTGAACCTTTCCTTGCGCTACGCGAATTATTAGCTCTAACCCGCACAGCACGGAAGTATGATATGGAATTTGACAGAATCACAACTAACGGCGTATGGTGGCACACTTCCGATGAACTAACCCACGAGCTTACGGAATTACATACCGCAGGATACGACGGTACGTTTGGCCTTAGTTGTGACAGGTTCCACCGGCAGGATATACGTAAACTCGCAAAGTTTATCACCGGATGTAACCGTGTATGGGAGAGAATTGATCAGGTATCACTGGTGTTTATAGAAGACAAAGTTAAAGCATTACAAACAAAAACGTATAAGAAACTACGCGCTCTAGCGCGGGTATTACACGCAAAAATGGAGTACCACAGAGAAATGCCGGTAGTGATAAGAGCGGATAACTTATTATTACGGATATCGAGTATCCCGTTATTCCCTATAAACAACAAAAAAGTTTTACTCTCAACCCCGTGGGATGCAAAAAAATGGTTCCATGAAGATTACTGCGCAGGCCCCGGCAACATTTTTTTTGTTACCCCTACGGGTGACGTATATCCGTGCTGTGGATACGCTACAGACTTTTGTAACGATCTAAGGCTTGGCAATGTTCAACGCGATACACCAGGCAAGCTAGCACGTAACGCTCATACCAACAAATTCGTTAATACCGTCTTTACGCAAGGATTAACATCGATAAAGAATAAGTTAG
Protein-coding sequences here:
- a CDS encoding 4Fe-4S cluster-binding domain-containing protein, which gives rise to MKPKFIPEQVLFSLTTKCNLACKHCTVKPGSDTINLKTASKFLRQCTEYEIIKVGFTGGEPFLALRELLALTRTARKYDMEFDRITTNGVWWHTSDELTHELTELHTAGYDGTFGLSCDRFHRQDIRKLAKFITGCNRVWERIDQVSLVFIEDKVKALQTKTYKKLRALARVLHAKMEYHREMPVVIRADNLLLRISSIPLFPINNKKVLLSTPWDAKKWFHEDYCAGPGNIFFVTPTGDVYPCCGYATDFCNDLRLGNVQRDTPGKLARNAHTNKFVNTVFTQGLTSIKNKLVREGVIFPGKTYNHCFFCYYARTYC